A single Eubalaena glacialis isolate mEubGla1 chromosome 18, mEubGla1.1.hap2.+ XY, whole genome shotgun sequence DNA region contains:
- the NANOS2 gene encoding nanos homolog 2: protein MQLPPFDMWKDYFNLSQVVLALIQSRGQGPEAQGTGEPRPGPQLEQDQGQGGRGASGGLATLCNFCKHNGESRHVYSSHQLKTPEGVVVCPILRHYVCPLCGATGDQAHTLKYCPLNGGQQSLYRRSGRNSAGRKVKR, encoded by the coding sequence ATGCAGCTGCCACCCTTCGACATGTGGAAGGACTACTTCAACCTGAGCCAGGTGGTGTTGGCACTGATCCAGAGTCGGGGGCAAGGGccggaggcccaagggaccgggGAGCCGAGACCTGGGCCCCAGCTGGAGCAGGATCAGGGGCAGGGAGGGCGGGGGGCCAGTGGGGGGCTGGCCACCCTGTGCAACTTTTGCAAACACAACGGGGAGTCTCGCCACGTGTACTCCTCGCACCAGCTGAAGACACCAGAGGGCGTGGTGGTGTGTCCCATCCTGCGGCACTACGTGTGTCCCCTGTGCGGGGCCACGGGGGACCAGGCCCACACACTCAAGTACTGCCCGCTCAACGGAGGCCAGCAGTCTCTCTACCGCCGCAGCGGGCGCAATTCGGCCGGCCGCAAGGTCAAGCGCTGA